A region from the Methylocystis iwaonis genome encodes:
- a CDS encoding autotransporter outer membrane beta-barrel domain-containing protein, translating into MPPGQIVTGPIVLGQAFCRTTKACVGMIGSPSISNGFDANQYLLNSNPPIVNPLVTPSTLSYTNSTSSPAVVVLTTAPTQYVRFYSGNSILGNFIAGSNMVRGLTPEQVRDVLALPGTPTMEAIVQVPAGTCLLVGTAGPILDAQPPASPVGVWGRGGALQEFIIGKSAVPGCGPGSQPVFLSASSFVNGQPIGAYALAYVPRAGAGNAGAVAFALDHALPPPLFSDMDSIYNALDLLNFGDPAALRSALTQLDGEVYADLPSVSIGVSRMFLDAVRAQTHLARATGAGGLRTWISGLGGGGAIYGNGDLHGVSFSGGGVSVGADYRLTPELLAGVALSYMRSSFGLNGASGSGGLDSFAVISYAGYAAGRFYVDGALGYSYNRFGAGRNIAFPGVTRGASANVYDNVFLSRLEAGYRLPFSEQISATPFASLQGIMAAQNSFAENGAGAINLNVYGRTAASAQSTLGAELTYDLPLRLAKPLSFSARAGWMHDYADVRRSVLANFQGAMGSNFIVNGARWPRDSAAVGARLSLPVDSANIFVRYDGMVASSAAIHSATGGVQIAF; encoded by the coding sequence TTGCCGCCTGGCCAAATCGTCACAGGGCCGATCGTGCTGGGACAGGCGTTCTGCAGAACGACCAAGGCCTGCGTCGGCATGATCGGATCGCCCTCGATCTCGAACGGCTTCGACGCCAATCAATATTTGCTCAACAGCAACCCGCCGATCGTGAACCCGCTCGTCACGCCGTCGACGCTCTCTTACACCAATTCGACATCGTCGCCGGCAGTCGTCGTCCTGACCACCGCCCCGACGCAATATGTGCGTTTCTATTCAGGAAACAGCATCCTCGGAAACTTCATCGCCGGCTCCAACATGGTGCGCGGATTGACCCCGGAGCAGGTAAGGGACGTGCTTGCGCTGCCCGGCACGCCTACGATGGAAGCGATCGTGCAGGTGCCCGCTGGCACCTGCCTTCTCGTTGGAACGGCGGGGCCAATTCTCGATGCACAACCTCCTGCGAGCCCGGTTGGCGTCTGGGGACGCGGCGGCGCCCTGCAGGAATTCATCATTGGCAAAAGCGCGGTTCCCGGATGCGGGCCGGGCTCTCAGCCGGTGTTCCTGTCCGCCAGCAGTTTCGTCAATGGCCAGCCGATCGGCGCATATGCGCTCGCCTATGTGCCGCGCGCCGGCGCCGGGAACGCCGGAGCGGTCGCCTTCGCGCTCGATCACGCGCTGCCGCCGCCTTTGTTCAGCGACATGGACTCGATCTACAATGCGCTCGACCTCTTAAATTTCGGCGATCCCGCAGCGCTGCGCTCCGCCCTTACTCAACTCGACGGCGAGGTTTACGCGGATTTGCCGTCGGTCTCGATCGGCGTGTCGCGGATGTTTCTCGACGCGGTGCGCGCCCAGACCCATTTGGCCCGGGCCACCGGCGCCGGAGGGCTGCGGACCTGGATCAGCGGTTTGGGCGGCGGCGGCGCGATCTACGGCAATGGCGACTTGCACGGCGTCAGCTTCAGTGGCGGCGGCGTCTCTGTGGGCGCGGACTATCGCCTGACGCCCGAACTTCTGGCGGGCGTCGCCTTGAGCTATATGCGCAGCTCGTTCGGCCTGAATGGCGCTTCGGGAAGCGGCGGGCTGGATAGTTTCGCTGTCATCTCATACGCCGGTTACGCGGCTGGGCGTTTCTATGTCGACGGCGCGCTCGGCTATTCCTACAATCGTTTCGGCGCGGGACGTAACATCGCCTTTCCCGGCGTTACCCGCGGCGCTTCGGCGAATGTGTATGACAATGTTTTCCTGTCGCGCCTCGAGGCGGGGTATCGCCTCCCATTCAGCGAGCAGATCAGCGCGACCCCCTTCGCGTCGTTGCAAGGCATTATGGCCGCGCAAAACAGCTTCGCCGAGAACGGCGCGGGCGCCATCAACCTCAACGTCTACGGTCGAACAGCAGCATCCGCCCAAAGCACGCTCGGCGCCGAGCTGACTTATGATTTGCCGCTGCGGCTCGCAAAGCCCTTGAGCTTTTCGGCGCGGGCCGGCTGGATGCATGATTATGCGGACGTCCGTCGCAGCGTTCTGGCGAATTTCCAGGGCGCGATGGGTTCGAACTTCATCGTCAATGGCGCGCGTTGGCCGCGCGATTCGGCGGCAGTCGGCGCGCGTTTGAGCCTGCCAGTGGATAGCGCGAATATTTTTGTTCGTTATGACGGCATGGTCGCGAGCAGCGCCGCCATTCATAGCGCCACCGGCGGGGTGCAGATTGCGTTTTGA
- a CDS encoding helix-hairpin-helix domain-containing protein produces MSVKRFFPAERDVLLEVKGIGPTVVERFEQLGIHTLRKLAEQDARAICEQASLLVGGTCWKNSPQARNAVAAAISAAQSASKKVNGES; encoded by the coding sequence ATGAGTGTGAAACGGTTTTTCCCCGCTGAAAGGGATGTGTTGCTCGAGGTCAAAGGGATTGGCCCGACGGTTGTCGAGCGCTTCGAGCAACTTGGAATCCACACGCTGCGAAAGCTTGCAGAACAGGATGCGCGAGCGATCTGTGAGCAGGCTTCATTGCTGGTCGGCGGCACATGCTGGAAGAACAGCCCACAAGCACGAAATGCAGTCGCCGCAGCAATATCCGCCGCACAATCCGCTTCAAAGAAAGTGAACGGCGAAAGCTGA
- a CDS encoding IS4 family transposase codes for MPVHSTVFAQLLKPVDRRAFKQIVERHGGDAYDKSFKSWDHLVALIYAQLAGVSSLRALVPAFNADARAHYHLGTRRLARTTLSDANARRPVAVFADLFAMLSGALDRHTRREGADMIRLIDSTPIPLSKFLDYARSNGRTHGLKMHVVHDPRANRPLRAEVTPANVNDIEIGKKTDIEPGAAYVFDKGYCDYRWWTEIAAQGAFFVTRPKANARFRAIAARPLDPESARGDGFAVIADEEVALASKGDSKLPMPLRRITVERDEAKGRIVLIVNDMRRPAAEIAALYKGRWAIELLFRWIKQHLNIKSFIGEAENAVRLQLFAAMIAFTLLRIAACVHKIDMAALRFAELVGRFLFDRRPIALIDKPPIRPKPGRDFSSLQLQLAAL; via the coding sequence ATGCCCGTGCACTCTACTGTATTCGCCCAACTGCTCAAGCCGGTCGATCGGCGCGCCTTCAAGCAGATCGTCGAGCGGCATGGCGGCGACGCCTACGACAAATCCTTCAAGAGCTGGGATCACCTCGTCGCGCTCATCTACGCCCAGCTTGCCGGGGTCTCCAGCCTGCGCGCCCTCGTTCCCGCCTTCAACGCCGACGCGCGCGCGCATTATCACCTCGGGACGCGGCGGCTCGCGCGCACGACCCTTTCCGACGCCAACGCCCGCCGGCCCGTCGCCGTCTTCGCCGATCTCTTCGCCATGCTCTCCGGCGCGCTCGACCGTCATACGCGCCGGGAGGGCGCGGACATGATCCGCCTCATCGATTCGACGCCCATCCCTTTGAGCAAATTCCTCGATTACGCCCGCTCCAACGGCCGCACTCACGGCCTCAAAATGCACGTGGTCCATGACCCGCGCGCCAATCGGCCCCTTCGCGCGGAAGTCACGCCCGCCAATGTGAACGACATAGAGATCGGCAAGAAAACCGATATCGAGCCGGGCGCCGCTTATGTCTTCGACAAAGGCTATTGCGACTATCGCTGGTGGACCGAGATCGCCGCGCAAGGCGCTTTCTTCGTCACCCGGCCGAAGGCGAACGCCCGCTTCCGGGCGATCGCCGCCCGCCCGCTCGACCCCGAAAGCGCGCGGGGCGACGGCTTCGCCGTGATCGCCGACGAGGAGGTGGCGCTGGCCAGCAAAGGCGATTCCAAGCTGCCCATGCCGCTGCGGCGCATCACCGTGGAAAGAGACGAGGCCAAAGGCCGCATCGTCCTCATCGTCAACGACATGCGCCGCCCGGCCGCGGAAATCGCCGCGCTCTACAAGGGCCGCTGGGCAATCGAGCTGCTGTTCCGTTGGATCAAGCAGCATCTCAACATCAAGAGCTTCATCGGCGAGGCCGAAAACGCCGTGCGCCTGCAGCTCTTCGCCGCGATGATCGCCTTCACCCTGCTGCGCATCGCCGCCTGCGTCCACAAGATCGACATGGCGGCACTGCGTTTCGCCGAGCTCGTCGGCCGCTTCCTCTTCGACCGCCGGCCGATCGCGCTTATCGACAAGCCGCCAATCAGGCCCAAGCCCGGCCGAGACTTCTCTAGTCTGCAGCTCCAGCTCGCGGCCCTATGA
- a CDS encoding RsmB/NOP family class I SAM-dependent RNA methyltransferase produces the protein MSDSRSFGRSKPSRYSSRQGFVPAEAAREAEAARTPGLPARLAAASIIGDVIQGGHRLDECFSPQAVPNRLAGLEPRDVALTRSIATVSLRRLGVIRHALGELLEKGLPRQAGRLEYTLIAAAAQLLFLEAADHAAIDLAVRATKLEPKTGAYSGVVNGVLRNLVRRRDEFLALAASGEHDAPPWLAQRWRKAYGEAGAQAIIAMHMQEPPLDVSVKSDPQGWAERLDGVVLPTGSVRLKTRTPITELDGYSDGEWWVQDAAAALPARLLATKPDERVLDMCAAPGGKTAQLALTRAHVVALDRSAERLKLLTANLSRLDLHADVAVADATGYQAQPFDAILIDAPCSATGTSRRHPDVPWTKKPGDIETLAALQAKMLARAALLTKAGGRLVYCTCSLEPEEGEQQIAAFLRRNPDFRREPVTTAEGIPAEFINRDGDLRTVPSFWPNDDARLAGIDGFFAARLVRQA, from the coding sequence TTGAGCGACAGTAGATCATTCGGGCGGTCGAAACCATCGCGCTACTCCTCACGCCAGGGATTCGTGCCGGCCGAGGCGGCCCGCGAGGCCGAGGCGGCAAGGACCCCCGGTCTCCCCGCGCGTCTCGCCGCCGCCAGCATCATCGGCGACGTCATTCAGGGCGGCCACCGGCTGGACGAATGTTTTTCGCCCCAGGCCGTGCCTAATCGCCTCGCGGGCCTCGAGCCGCGCGACGTGGCGCTGACGCGCTCCATCGCCACCGTCTCGCTCCGCCGGCTGGGCGTCATCCGCCATGCGCTGGGCGAGCTTCTCGAAAAAGGGCTGCCGCGTCAGGCCGGGCGGCTCGAATATACGTTGATCGCCGCCGCCGCCCAGCTTCTCTTTCTGGAGGCAGCCGACCATGCGGCGATCGACCTCGCCGTGCGCGCGACCAAGCTCGAACCCAAGACCGGCGCCTATTCCGGCGTGGTGAACGGCGTGCTGCGCAATCTCGTGCGTCGGCGCGACGAGTTCCTGGCGCTCGCGGCGAGCGGCGAGCATGACGCGCCGCCCTGGCTCGCGCAGCGCTGGCGCAAGGCCTATGGCGAGGCGGGCGCGCAGGCGATCATCGCCATGCATATGCAGGAGCCGCCGCTCGACGTTTCGGTAAAGTCTGATCCGCAAGGATGGGCCGAGCGCCTCGACGGCGTCGTTCTGCCAACAGGCTCGGTGCGGCTCAAGACCCGCACGCCGATCACAGAGCTCGACGGCTACAGCGACGGCGAATGGTGGGTGCAGGACGCCGCCGCCGCGCTGCCGGCGCGGCTGCTGGCGACGAAGCCGGACGAACGCGTGCTCGACATGTGCGCGGCGCCCGGCGGCAAGACCGCGCAGCTCGCTCTCACCCGCGCCCATGTGGTTGCGCTGGACCGTTCTGCCGAGCGGCTGAAGCTTCTGACCGCCAATCTCTCGCGCCTCGACCTCCACGCCGATGTCGCGGTGGCCGACGCCACCGGCTATCAGGCGCAGCCTTTCGACGCCATTCTCATCGACGCGCCCTGCTCCGCGACCGGCACGTCACGTCGCCACCCGGATGTGCCCTGGACGAAAAAGCCCGGCGACATAGAGACGCTCGCCGCCTTGCAGGCCAAGATGCTGGCCCGCGCGGCGCTGCTGACGAAAGCGGGCGGGCGGCTGGTTTATTGCACCTGTTCGCTCGAACCCGAGGAAGGCGAGCAGCAGATCGCGGCCTTCCTGCGCCGCAACCCGGATTTCCGTCGCGAGCCGGTGACGACGGCCGAGGGCATACCAGCCGAATTCATCAATCGCGACGGCGATCTGCGCACTGTGCCAAGCTTTTGGCCGAATGACGACGCCCGGCTCGCGGGGATCGACGGTTTTTTCGCGGCGCGGCTGGTGCGGCAGGCATAG
- a CDS encoding DUF1674 domain-containing protein — MSQAEGTGGDAKPAQTAESARKIADLPSAAQRALAEAQARRNAAAADATAPEERGGRGGLDPARYGDWEVKGVASDF, encoded by the coding sequence ATGTCTCAAGCCGAAGGGACGGGTGGCGACGCCAAGCCTGCCCAAACAGCGGAGTCTGCCCGAAAAATAGCGGATCTGCCGTCCGCCGCGCAGCGCGCGCTGGCCGAAGCGCAGGCGCGTAGAAACGCCGCAGCCGCTGACGCGACCGCTCCCGAGGAGCGCGGCGGCCGGGGCGGTCTCGATCCGGCGCGATATGGCGACTGGGAGGTCAAAGGGGTGGCGAGCGATTTTTAA